From a region of the Deinococcus terrestris genome:
- a CDS encoding cytochrome P450: MSQPPAEALPEVTLPLTDPDFVRDPYPWLSEVRAATPAFYDPALGRVFLTRHAEIAATLRDRRFGRSVLHRYSRDELGWPPPDPAQATFDAFNTNHLLDSEPPKHTRLRSLVGLAFTPRRVEALGPRIEALLSRQLATLSGAGGFDLVSAYAEPLPVTVIAELLGVPESERHQLRPWSAAIVRLYEPTYTRADQEEAERAVRDFGALLRELARVRRGEPQDDLITALVQAEQEGDRLTEQELINTCILLLNAGHEASVNGLSAGVLALMRHREQWETLVAAVRREDSLPLFRMAVEELLRYDTPLPLFERYALEELEVCGAALRPGEKVGLLYASGNRDGRRFERPDTLDLTRDPNPHLTFGLGLHYCLGAPLARLELALSLRALVRAYPGLRLASPGAEPEYVGGFVIRGLARLDVVAG; encoded by the coding sequence ATGTCCCAGCCGCCCGCCGAGGCCCTCCCCGAAGTCACGCTGCCGCTGACCGACCCCGACTTTGTGCGCGACCCCTATCCCTGGCTCTCGGAGGTGCGGGCGGCGACTCCGGCCTTCTATGACCCGGCGCTGGGGCGGGTCTTTCTGACCCGGCACGCCGAGATCGCCGCCACCCTGCGCGACCGCCGCTTCGGGCGCTCGGTGCTGCACCGCTACTCGCGCGACGAGCTGGGCTGGCCGCCGCCCGACCCCGCGCAGGCGACCTTCGACGCCTTCAACACCAACCACCTGCTGGACTCCGAGCCGCCCAAGCACACCCGGCTGCGCTCGCTGGTGGGGCTGGCCTTCACGCCTCGGCGGGTGGAGGCGCTGGGGCCACGCATCGAGGCGTTGCTCTCCCGGCAACTGGCGACCCTGAGCGGGGCGGGCGGCTTTGACCTCGTGTCGGCCTACGCCGAGCCGCTGCCCGTAACGGTCATTGCCGAGCTGTTGGGCGTGCCGGAGTCCGAGCGGCATCAGCTTCGGCCCTGGTCGGCGGCCATCGTGCGGCTGTACGAGCCGACCTACACGCGGGCCGATCAGGAAGAAGCCGAGCGGGCGGTGCGCGACTTCGGGGCGCTGCTGCGCGAGCTGGCGCGGGTGCGGCGGGGGGAGCCGCAGGACGACCTCATCACCGCGCTCGTGCAGGCCGAGCAGGAGGGCGACCGCCTGACCGAGCAGGAACTCATTAACACCTGCATCCTGCTGCTGAACGCCGGGCACGAGGCCAGCGTGAACGGGCTGTCGGCGGGCGTGCTCGCGTTGATGCGGCACCGGGAACAGTGGGAGACGCTGGTGGCCGCTGTCAGGCGGGAAGACAGCCTCCCCCTCTTCCGCATGGCGGTGGAGGAGCTGCTGCGGTATGACACGCCGCTGCCCCTCTTCGAGCGGTACGCGCTGGAGGAGTTGGAGGTCTGCGGCGCGGCCCTGCGCCCCGGCGAGAAGGTGGGGCTGCTGTACGCGAGCGGCAACCGCGACGGGCGGCGCTTTGAGCGTCCCGACACCCTGGACCTGACGCGCGACCCCAACCCGCACCTCACCTTCGGGCTGGGGCTGCACTACTGCCTGGGAGCACCGCTGGCGCGGCTGGAACTGGCCCTGAGCCTGCGGGCGCTGGTGCGGGCGTATCCGGGGCTGCGGCTGGCGAGTCCCGGCGCCGAACCCGAATACGTGGGCGGCTTCGTGATTCGCGGGCTGGCGCGGCTGGACGTGGTGGCGGGATGA
- a CDS encoding ion transporter, whose product MTRPPGDRRAGWRVALGNVVFNNDTPAGRAFDLVLIVLIVTSIGVVMLDSVRPFRAAYGPALKQVEWVLTLLFSLEYLLRLVTARHPWNYARSFFGLVDLLSILPGYLALFVPGAETLLIVRVLRLLRIFRILKLARYLSEASVLTEAIRASAAKITVFLVTVLTLVTIIGALMYLIEGPANGFTSIPTSIYWAIVTLTTVGYGDIAPKTPLGKGLASLAMILGYGILAVPTGIVTVSLARAQGTQDRRLTPRVCPRCGLEGHDPDARFCKRCGEELPSA is encoded by the coding sequence ATGACCCGGCCCCCCGGCGACCGCCGCGCCGGGTGGCGGGTCGCGCTCGGCAACGTCGTCTTCAACAACGACACTCCGGCGGGGCGGGCCTTTGATCTGGTGCTGATCGTGCTGATCGTCACCAGCATCGGGGTGGTCATGCTCGACAGCGTGCGCCCCTTCCGGGCGGCGTATGGCCCCGCTCTCAAGCAGGTCGAGTGGGTCCTCACGCTGCTGTTCTCGCTGGAGTACCTGCTGCGGCTGGTCACGGCGCGGCATCCCTGGAATTACGCCCGCTCGTTTTTCGGGCTGGTGGACCTGCTCTCCATCCTGCCGGGGTACCTCGCGCTGTTCGTGCCCGGCGCCGAGACCCTGCTGATCGTGCGGGTGCTGCGGCTGCTGCGCATCTTCCGCATTCTCAAACTGGCCCGCTACCTCTCGGAGGCCAGCGTGCTCACCGAGGCGATCCGGGCGAGCGCCGCCAAGATCACGGTGTTTCTGGTGACGGTACTGACGCTGGTCACCATCATCGGGGCGCTGATGTACCTGATCGAGGGACCGGCGAACGGCTTTACCAGCATTCCCACCAGCATCTACTGGGCCATCGTCACGCTGACCACCGTGGGCTACGGCGACATCGCGCCCAAGACGCCGCTGGGCAAGGGGCTGGCCTCGCTCGCCATGATCCTGGGCTACGGGATTCTGGCGGTGCCGACCGGCATCGTGACCGTGAGCCTCGCCCGCGCCCAGGGAACGCAAGACCGGCGCCTGACCCCCCGCGTGTGCCCCCGCTGCGGCCTGGAGGGGCACGACCCCGATGCCCGGTTCTGCAAGCGGTGTGGGGAGGAGCTGCCTAGCGCCTGA
- a CDS encoding tetratricopeptide repeat protein → MDAASLAAALNQGEAEARRLLKSSPETSAERAAALALQHGRPRLALAWGHEPLTRAAAHLRLGEVEEARRELAPLPDTARPALLRARAASLAGELEAEALATHARLLARQEGDAGALTAAATLLGELSLPTDPRLSLRTLAEGLKIAELTGQEADAHLLAVLAHAQRALGAGPKAERTAGKALDRAAPRSPARVLALLALGRSEEAEAQAGELAPGWWHPFRR, encoded by the coding sequence ATGGATGCCGCTTCCCTCGCCGCCGCACTGAACCAGGGTGAGGCCGAGGCCCGGCGCCTCCTGAAATCGTCCCCAGAAACCTCCGCTGAACGGGCCGCTGCCCTCGCGCTCCAGCATGGACGGCCCCGACTCGCGCTGGCCTGGGGCCATGAACCGTTGACCCGCGCGGCGGCCCATCTGCGTCTGGGCGAGGTGGAGGAGGCTCGGCGTGAACTCGCCCCCCTGCCTGACACCGCCCGCCCCGCCCTGCTGCGTGCCCGCGCCGCATCGTTAGCTGGGGAACTGGAGGCCGAAGCCCTTGCCACCCACGCCCGCCTCCTTGCTCGGCAGGAGGGAGACGCCGGGGCGCTGACCGCCGCCGCAACCCTGCTGGGAGAGCTGTCCCTCCCTACCGACCCCCGCCTCAGCCTGCGGACTCTCGCCGAGGGACTGAAGATCGCCGAGTTGACCGGCCAGGAGGCCGACGCGCACCTCCTCGCCGTTCTTGCCCACGCGCAGCGGGCTTTGGGGGCCGGGCCGAAAGCGGAGCGCACCGCCGGGAAAGCCTTGGACCGCGCCGCCCCCCGCAGCCCCGCCCGCGTCCTCGCCCTCCTCGCGCTGGGTCGGTCAGAGGAGGCCGAGGCGCAGGCGGGAGAGCTGGCGCCCGGCTGGTGGCATCCCTTCAGGCGCTAG
- a CDS encoding helix-turn-helix domain-containing protein, giving the protein MTLAEQFQTMPKLLKVREVADYTGTHERTVRRWIRDGRLGAVEHPEGLRVPRRSLWRFLGLDMALSA; this is encoded by the coding sequence TTGACGCTTGCCGAACAGTTCCAGACGATGCCCAAGCTCCTGAAGGTCCGCGAGGTTGCCGACTACACCGGCACCCATGAACGCACCGTCCGCCGCTGGATCCGCGACGGCCGCCTCGGTGCCGTCGAGCACCCCGAGGGCCTGCGCGTGCCCCGACGTTCCCTGTGGCGTTTCCTGGGGCTGGATATGGCGCTGAGCGCCTGA
- a CDS encoding DUF554 domain-containing protein, translated as MSLLSQLSGTLINVGAVLAGTLVGLLLGGRLPERTQRTLLQTLSLVTLFIALDMAGELNRVSGGPIPGVILALISLAGGAVIGEALGIEEGLTRLGETLKRRFRGGGRFTEGFVAASLLFCIGPMTVVGGLQNGLTGDNATYVLKSTLDGIAALALAGAYGIGVGFSALTVLALQGGISLAAGAFAAGLLGGADPEVLKTNPYVLLITGMGGLIIVGISWNLMLAGLGWEDRRVRVGSLLPALVLGPLVLWGTGLL; from the coding sequence ATGAGCCTGCTGAGCCAACTGTCCGGCACCCTGATCAACGTCGGCGCTGTCCTCGCCGGGACCCTAGTCGGCCTGCTGCTGGGCGGCCGATTGCCCGAGCGCACCCAGCGCACCCTGCTGCAAACGCTGTCGCTGGTCACCCTCTTTATCGCGCTGGACATGGCGGGCGAGCTGAACCGGGTGTCAGGTGGGCCGATTCCGGGGGTGATTCTCGCGCTGATCAGCCTGGCGGGGGGCGCGGTGATCGGGGAAGCGCTGGGCATCGAGGAGGGGCTGACCCGGCTGGGGGAAACCTTGAAACGGCGTTTCCGGGGTGGGGGCCGCTTTACGGAGGGCTTCGTCGCGGCCAGCCTGCTGTTTTGCATCGGGCCGATGACGGTCGTGGGCGGACTGCAAAATGGGCTGACGGGCGACAACGCCACCTATGTCCTCAAAAGCACGCTGGACGGTATCGCGGCGCTGGCGCTGGCGGGGGCGTATGGGATCGGCGTGGGCTTCAGCGCCCTGACGGTCCTCGCGCTGCAAGGCGGGATCAGCCTCGCGGCGGGGGCCTTCGCCGCCGGGCTGCTGGGGGGCGCGGACCCGGAGGTCCTGAAGACCAACCCCTACGTCCTGCTGATCACGGGGATGGGTGGGCTGATCATCGTGGGCATCTCGTGGAACCTGATGCTGGCGGGCCTGGGCTGGGAAGACCGCCGGGTGAGGGTCGGGAGCCTGCTGCCCGCGCTGGTGCTGGGGCCGCTGGTGCTGTGGGGGACGGGGCTGCTGTAG
- a CDS encoding DUF1648 domain-containing protein yields MSKSRVDPLLVAGAVVALALLALAWTRLPGSERPILLPLSVSSLALGGLVALLGGLEREHRPVADATAQALVLQAGVAAAALAFGWDLMRALTVAVGLGLVVTGNATARARPGLWFGFRTRWTLLSERAWYATQREAARALVTVGLVYAAFAALTPAALLVPWVIPVGLVVLLLPVVVGLHRLSYREYLADSERRPAVAGARQHLPAYSASERVLLGVAVGLPLLSLAALLILLPSLPEQVPLHFNAAGEADRFGSPLELLTLPLIGLGLTALLWASSRFGSATPAQRHVTLVMAALGGAFVAPLALGSTGSMHVTLGAAHALMLVVLALAFALPGPDGKRRVRAAWVCGGLALALVPLLLFLPPRGAEAVGGLLLVFGGMMFLAPMFVFGVPMNTGWPQRKPESES; encoded by the coding sequence ATGAGCAAAAGCCGGGTTGATCCCCTGTTGGTGGCGGGGGCTGTGGTCGCGCTGGCGCTCCTAGCGTTGGCCTGGACGCGCCTGCCGGGGAGCGAGCGGCCGATCCTGCTGCCGCTGAGCGTCTCGTCGCTGGCCCTGGGCGGGCTGGTCGCGCTGCTCGGCGGCCTGGAGCGCGAGCACCGCCCGGTCGCGGACGCCACCGCGCAGGCACTGGTGCTGCAAGCGGGGGTCGCGGCGGCCGCACTTGCCTTCGGGTGGGACCTGATGCGGGCGCTGACGGTCGCCGTCGGGCTAGGCCTGGTAGTCACTGGAAACGCGACCGCCCGCGCCCGGCCGGGGCTGTGGTTCGGCTTCCGCACCCGCTGGACGCTGCTGTCCGAGCGGGCGTGGTACGCCACCCAGCGGGAAGCGGCGCGGGCGCTGGTCACCGTGGGGCTGGTCTACGCGGCGTTCGCGGCCCTGACTCCGGCGGCGCTGCTGGTGCCGTGGGTCATTCCGGTCGGATTGGTGGTGCTTCTTCTGCCCGTTGTGGTAGGTCTGCACCGCCTGTCCTACCGCGAATACCTCGCCGACTCCGAACGGCGGCCAGCGGTGGCGGGGGCGCGGCAGCACCTCCCGGCCTACTCCGCCTCCGAGCGGGTGCTGCTGGGGGTGGCGGTGGGCTTGCCGCTGCTCTCGCTCGCTGCGCTCCTTATCCTGCTGCCTTCCCTGCCCGAGCAGGTGCCTCTGCACTTCAACGCGGCGGGCGAGGCCGACCGCTTCGGCTCGCCGCTGGAACTGCTGACCCTCCCGCTTATAGGGCTGGGGCTGACGGCACTGCTGTGGGCCTCCTCCCGTTTTGGCAGCGCGACCCCGGCCCAGCGGCACGTCACGCTGGTGATGGCGGCGCTGGGCGGCGCGTTCGTGGCTCCGCTTGCCCTGGGAAGTACGGGCAGCATGCACGTCACGCTGGGAGCCGCCCACGCCCTGATGCTCGTGGTCCTGGCCCTCGCCTTCGCCCTCCCCGGCCCGGATGGGAAGCGGCGGGTGCGGGCAGCGTGGGTCTGCGGCGGGCTCGCGCTGGCCCTGGTTCCCTTGCTGCTGTTCCTGCCGCCGCGCGGGGCCGAGGCGGTCGGCGGCCTGCTCCTCGTCTTCGGCGGAATGATGTTCCTGGCCCCGATGTTCGTCTTCGGCGTGCCGATGAACACGGGGTGGCCGCAAAGGAAGCCGGAGTCTGAGTCCTGA
- a CDS encoding autorepressor SdpR family transcription factor, translated as MPLSRVDEVFRALADPTRRAILRELRGGERTAGELARLFPVTKSTLSGHFAVLKAADLVWTEKRGTQVIYRLNTTVFQEVVADLLDLFGPAGKETDHEQKPG; from the coding sequence ATGCCCCTGAGTCGCGTGGACGAGGTCTTCCGTGCCCTGGCTGATCCCACCCGCCGCGCCATCCTGCGCGAGTTGCGCGGTGGGGAGCGCACGGCGGGCGAGCTGGCCCGGCTCTTTCCGGTGACCAAAAGCACCCTCAGCGGCCACTTCGCGGTCCTCAAGGCCGCCGATCTGGTCTGGACCGAGAAGCGCGGCACGCAGGTCATCTACCGTCTGAACACGACCGTCTTTCAGGAGGTGGTGGCCGACCTGCTGGACCTGTTCGGCCCGGCGGGAAAGGAGACAGACCATGAGCAAAAGCCGGGTTGA
- a CDS encoding alpha/beta hydrolase — protein sequence MRLARLLPLTAALLSVPALAASREVTLEVPGARLAATLQTPDGPQHARPPVALILAGSGPTDRNGDNPLSGPGGTYRKLAANLAARGIATLRPDKRGIGASTPADPREEALTFEDYVNDARAWLTWLSQQPDLGPVAVIGHSEGGTVALAAVQGQTPARAVVLLSAPGEDIGTTIRRQIGQNPANPPALVEETNRILDALGRGERVAEVSPVLASVFRPSVQPYLISSLRYDPQRLIASRNLPTLIVQGDRDLQVRPEDARLLAAAQPAARTHLARGVNHVLVPAPLDPAGNLARYGDAELPLERGVVTAVVEFLRGALR from the coding sequence ATGCGACTCGCCCGACTGCTGCCCCTGACCGCTGCTCTGCTCTCTGTCCCCGCCCTGGCCGCCAGCCGCGAGGTGACGCTGGAGGTGCCGGGCGCCCGGCTGGCCGCCACCCTCCAGACCCCGGACGGCCCGCAGCACGCCCGGCCGCCCGTCGCGCTGATCCTGGCGGGGAGCGGCCCCACCGACCGCAACGGGGACAACCCGCTGTCGGGGCCGGGGGGCACCTACCGCAAGCTGGCCGCGAACCTCGCTGCGCGGGGCATCGCCACCCTGCGGCCCGACAAGCGGGGCATTGGGGCGAGCACGCCCGCCGACCCGCGTGAGGAGGCGCTGACCTTCGAGGACTACGTGAACGACGCGCGGGCGTGGCTGACGTGGCTGAGCCAGCAGCCCGACCTCGGCCCGGTCGCGGTGATCGGGCACAGCGAGGGGGGGACGGTGGCGCTGGCGGCCGTGCAGGGGCAGACCCCGGCGCGGGCTGTCGTCCTGCTCTCCGCCCCCGGCGAGGACATCGGCACCACCATTCGCCGACAGATCGGGCAAAATCCGGCCAACCCGCCCGCGCTGGTGGAGGAGACGAACCGCATTCTGGACGCCTTAGGCCGGGGCGAGCGCGTGGCGGAGGTTTCGCCCGTGCTGGCCTCCGTCTTCCGCCCTAGCGTGCAGCCGTACCTGATCAGCAGCCTGCGCTACGACCCGCAGCGCCTGATCGCCTCGCGGAACCTCCCCACCCTGATCGTGCAGGGGGACCGCGACCTTCAGGTGCGCCCGGAGGACGCCCGTCTGCTGGCCGCTGCGCAGCCTGCCGCCCGGACGCACCTTGCCCGTGGGGTGAACCACGTCCTCGTGCCCGCGCCACTGGACCCGGCGGGCAACCTCGCCCGTTACGGGGACGCCGAGCTGCCGCTGGAGCGCGGCGTGGTGACGGCCGTGGTGGAGTTCCTGCGTGGGGCGCTGCGGTAG
- a CDS encoding DUF4384 domain-containing protein translates to MRHSLTAALTLSALLGTAGAAEPRLSAQSIIVNPSQPSLDVQVWVNKDASGTRNPVYRRGERITIGVKTNRDAYVYLFNVNANGQIDLFFPNAYEENNFVRANTNRTFPGRNASYTLTVGGPNGQDRLLALASTQPLNLNDVARFVEGEGFAQVQVRGQDNLARALSIVVRPLPANSWVTDVVTFRVGNAAQGGATGTVTETPVQPAPAPVQPVPTPPVSVQPMPSQPVTQIQPGEKRDGSFDTAMVEAYARLKGPESLGQATTYAVPWGDGLWQKFRGVAAYGDAVLLHANGSSRAYAVHGRILERYLALAQAENGGTRPPSRLGWAAADEKVIPRNPYGTTGLYGYFQNGALYSSEKYGTFWLQGAILKTYQGLGGSGSFLGFPTRDQYLLSGAWAADFEGGTLRTVNGVVKVYRK, encoded by the coding sequence ATGCGCCATTCCCTGACTGCTGCCCTGACCCTCTCCGCCCTGCTGGGGACGGCGGGCGCCGCCGAACCCCGCCTCAGCGCCCAGAGCATCATCGTCAACCCCTCGCAGCCCAGCCTGGACGTGCAGGTGTGGGTCAACAAGGACGCCAGCGGCACCCGCAACCCGGTCTACCGCCGGGGCGAGCGCATCACCATCGGCGTCAAGACCAACCGTGACGCCTACGTCTACCTGTTCAACGTGAATGCGAACGGGCAGATTGACCTCTTCTTCCCGAATGCCTACGAGGAGAACAACTTCGTCCGGGCGAACACCAACCGCACCTTTCCCGGTCGCAACGCCAGCTACACGCTGACGGTGGGCGGACCGAACGGGCAAGACCGCCTGCTGGCGCTGGCGAGCACGCAGCCGCTGAACCTGAACGACGTGGCCCGCTTCGTGGAGGGCGAGGGCTTCGCGCAGGTGCAGGTGCGCGGGCAGGACAACCTCGCGCGGGCGCTGAGCATCGTGGTGAGGCCCCTTCCCGCCAACAGTTGGGTGACCGACGTGGTGACCTTTCGGGTGGGGAACGCGGCGCAGGGAGGCGCGACGGGCACGGTGACCGAGACCCCCGTCCAGCCCGCTCCGGCCCCCGTTCAACCCGTACCCACGCCGCCCGTTTCCGTCCAGCCCATGCCCTCCCAGCCCGTGACACAGATTCAACCCGGCGAGAAGCGCGACGGCTCCTTTGACACGGCGATGGTGGAGGCGTATGCCCGCCTCAAGGGGCCGGAGTCGCTGGGCCAGGCAACGACCTACGCCGTGCCCTGGGGCGACGGGCTGTGGCAGAAGTTCCGGGGCGTGGCGGCCTACGGCGACGCCGTGCTGCTGCACGCGAACGGCTCCAGCCGCGCCTACGCGGTGCATGGGCGCATTCTGGAGCGTTACCTCGCCCTCGCGCAGGCCGAGAACGGCGGCACCCGTCCGCCCTCACGCCTGGGCTGGGCGGCGGCCGATGAGAAGGTCATTCCGCGCAACCCCTACGGCACGACTGGGCTGTACGGCTACTTCCAGAACGGGGCGCTGTACTCCAGCGAGAAATACGGCACCTTCTGGCTGCAAGGGGCCATCCTGAAGACCTACCAGGGGCTGGGCGGCTCGGGGTCGTTCCTGGGCTTCCCCACCCGTGACCAGTACCTGCTCAGCGGCGCCTGGGCCGCAGACTTTGAGGGCGGCACCCTCCGCACCGTGAACGGCGTGGTCAAGGTGTACCGCAAGTAA
- the nspC gene encoding carboxynorspermidine decarboxylase, whose amino-acid sequence MTVTDLQLPAVTPTESVDWAAIPSPTFVLDETRLRRNVSLISHVQRESGAQIIVAFKGFAMWSTFGLLREYGITGATASSLNEAILASEEMQGEVHVYAPAYSDEDFPRILELADHLVFNSFSQWERFRPQVEAARAAGKQLHVGIRVNPEYAEVETDLYNPAGPFSRLGVTRREFREDLLEGIDGLHFHTLCEKDSDTLERTLEVVERNFGEFLPRMKWVNFGGGHLMTREGYDIDRLIRVVRQFRERWGVHVILEPGSAFGWQTGWLVSSVLDVVHNVKDIALLDISVSAHMPDVLEMPYRPRILGAGDPPQDEHREATETGGGHPYLIGGTTCLAGDVVGEYVFDRPLLVGDRVVFDDMIHYTMVKTTFFNGVKHPDIGILHADGRYERVKTFGYEEFKAKLS is encoded by the coding sequence ATGACCGTGACCGACCTCCAGCTTCCCGCCGTGACGCCGACCGAGTCGGTGGACTGGGCGGCGATTCCTAGCCCTACCTTCGTCCTCGACGAGACGCGGCTGCGGCGTAACGTCTCGCTGATCTCGCACGTGCAGCGGGAGAGCGGCGCCCAGATCATCGTCGCCTTCAAGGGCTTTGCCATGTGGAGCACCTTCGGGCTGCTGCGCGAGTACGGCATCACCGGGGCGACCGCCAGCAGCCTGAACGAGGCGATCCTGGCGAGCGAGGAGATGCAGGGCGAGGTCCACGTCTACGCCCCCGCCTACTCCGACGAGGATTTCCCCCGCATTCTGGAACTGGCCGACCACCTCGTCTTCAACTCCTTTTCCCAGTGGGAGCGCTTTCGCCCGCAGGTCGAGGCGGCGCGGGCGGCGGGCAAGCAGCTTCACGTCGGCATCCGGGTCAACCCCGAATACGCCGAGGTGGAGACCGACCTCTACAACCCCGCCGGGCCGTTCTCGCGCCTGGGGGTGACCCGCCGCGAGTTCCGCGAGGACCTGCTGGAGGGCATCGACGGCCTGCACTTCCACACGCTCTGCGAAAAGGACTCCGACACGCTGGAGCGCACGCTGGAGGTCGTCGAGCGCAACTTCGGCGAGTTCCTGCCCCGAATGAAATGGGTCAACTTCGGGGGCGGTCACCTGATGACCCGTGAGGGCTACGACATAGACCGCCTGATCCGGGTGGTGCGCCAGTTCCGCGAGAGGTGGGGCGTCCACGTGATCCTCGAACCCGGCTCCGCCTTCGGGTGGCAGACGGGCTGGCTGGTGAGCAGCGTGCTCGACGTGGTGCACAACGTCAAGGACATTGCCCTGCTGGACATCTCGGTCAGCGCCCACATGCCCGACGTGCTGGAGATGCCCTACCGCCCCCGCATCCTGGGCGCGGGCGACCCCCCGCAGGACGAGCACCGCGAGGCCACCGAGACGGGGGGCGGCCACCCCTACCTGATCGGCGGCACGACCTGCCTCGCCGGGGACGTGGTGGGCGAGTACGTCTTTGACCGGCCCCTGTTGGTCGGCGACCGGGTGGTCTTTGACGACATGATTCACTACACGATGGTCAAGACAACCTTCTTCAATGGCGTCAAGCACCCCGATATTGGCATCCTGCATGCGGACGGGCGCTACGAGCGGGTCAAGACCTTCGGCTACGAGGAGTTCAAGGCCAAGCTGAGCTGA
- a CDS encoding VOC family protein — MQLALKRVTSPQARRHHLDLYATDAAAEVERLLGLGAVRVEWQYEADADYVVLADPDGNRFCVVQKG, encoded by the coding sequence GTGCAGCTCGCCCTGAAACGGGTCACCTCACCCCAGGCGAGGCGGCATCACCTTGACCTGTACGCGACCGACGCGGCGGCGGAGGTGGAGCGCCTGCTGGGGCTGGGGGCCGTGCGGGTGGAGTGGCAATACGAGGCGGACGCGGATTATGTCGTCCTGGCCGACCCGGACGGCAACCGCTTCTGCGTCGTGCAGAAGGGCTGA
- a CDS encoding 2-phosphosulfolactate phosphatase encodes MRLRADLLPHGAYSDVVLVVDVLRATTTAVTYLERGAEALLLTATPEVALAQRGEGIVLAGERGGWPIPGFDLGNSPAEAATQTFAGQSVVMNTTNGTAAAHIAAASGKHVLLAALTNAHAAARRARALATEEIAIVCAGTDGRVGLEDVYAAGVLAEYLLAMGDFTTDDGARIALTVRRSSGNPAEVLAGSGHGVYLGGIGLEEDVRYAAQVSVSTVVPVLDPAGEVGDVLRFVAG; translated from the coding sequence TTGAGGCTGCGTGCCGACCTGCTGCCCCACGGCGCCTACTCCGACGTGGTGCTCGTCGTGGACGTGCTGCGGGCGACCACCACCGCCGTGACCTATCTGGAGCGTGGGGCGGAGGCGCTGCTGCTCACGGCCACCCCGGAGGTCGCGCTCGCGCAGCGGGGAGAGGGGATCGTGCTGGCAGGTGAGCGCGGCGGTTGGCCCATCCCCGGCTTTGACCTCGGCAACAGCCCGGCGGAGGCGGCCACCCAGACCTTCGCGGGCCAGTCGGTCGTGATGAACACCACCAACGGCACCGCCGCCGCCCATATCGCCGCCGCCAGCGGCAAGCACGTCCTCCTCGCAGCGCTGACCAACGCCCACGCCGCCGCCCGCCGCGCCCGCGCCCTGGCAACCGAGGAAATCGCCATCGTGTGCGCGGGCACCGACGGACGGGTGGGTCTGGAGGACGTGTACGCCGCTGGCGTGCTCGCCGAGTACCTGCTGGCGATGGGCGACTTCACCACCGACGACGGCGCCCGCATCGCCCTGACGGTGCGCCGCAGCTCCGGCAATCCAGCGGAAGTGCTGGCGGGAAGCGGGCACGGCGTCTATCTGGGGGGCATCGGGCTGGAGGAAGACGTGCGCTATGCCGCGCAGGTCAGTGTGAGCACGGTGGTTCCGGTGCTGGACCCGGCGGGCGAAGTGGGCGACGTGCTGCGGTTCGTGGCGGGCTAG
- the rpe gene encoding ribulose-phosphate 3-epimerase: MTVPARPVKLAPSLLSCDFTRLGEELQAIADADWAHVDVMDGRFVPNISFGVPILAAARRASSLFMDVHLMIEQPERYLRDFADAGADGITVHVEATRHIHRAVGAIRELGKRAGVTLNPGTPLEAARPVLADVDLVLVMSVNPGFGGQKFIPASVERVRTLRGWLDELGSDAELQVDGGVTPANARLLADAGATCLVAGSSVFGPDGAAAGVARLREALA, from the coding sequence GTGACCGTTCCCGCCCGCCCCGTCAAGCTCGCCCCCAGCCTCCTGTCCTGCGACTTCACCCGCCTGGGCGAGGAGTTGCAGGCCATCGCGGACGCCGACTGGGCGCACGTGGACGTGATGGACGGGCGCTTCGTGCCCAACATCTCCTTCGGGGTTCCGATCCTGGCGGCGGCGCGGCGGGCATCCTCCCTCTTTATGGACGTGCACCTGATGATTGAGCAGCCCGAGCGCTACCTGCGCGACTTCGCGGATGCCGGGGCCGACGGCATCACCGTCCACGTGGAGGCCACCCGGCATATCCACCGCGCTGTGGGGGCGATCCGCGAGCTGGGCAAGCGGGCGGGGGTGACCCTCAACCCCGGCACCCCGCTGGAGGCCGCGCGCCCGGTGCTGGCCGACGTGGATCTCGTGCTGGTCATGAGCGTGAATCCCGGCTTCGGCGGCCAGAAGTTCATTCCGGCAAGCGTGGAGCGCGTCCGCACCCTGCGCGGCTGGCTGGACGAGCTGGGCAGCGACGCCGAGCTTCAGGTCGACGGCGGCGTCACGCCCGCCAATGCCCGCCTGCTGGCCGACGCCGGGGCGACCTGCCTGGTCGCGGGCAGCAGCGTGTTCGGGCCGGACGGGGCGGCGGCGGGAGTGGCGCGGTTGCGGGAGGCCCTCGCTTGA